In Candidatus Thermoplasmatota archaeon, the sequence AAATCTGGAGAAGAACCGTTCTACTGCGGTTCCTTTCTTGTAGGTTTTTTTAAATTCTGGTGGATATTGTGGTTTGATTTTCGTTCGTGCAGCCTTAATGATGGGTGTAACTTTGTCTTTGAGCAGGATCTGCCTAATGGAAGATGAATCGAAGGCTTTATCTCCGAGAAAATATTGTGTTGGATGTTCAGTTTTGTATGATTTCACCTTGGTATAGACTGGTTTAAACTGGGTTGAATCATGGGTGTTGGCATCTGTAAAGGTGATGGCAATGGGTAGTTCAGCGTTGACATTTACAGCCACATGTATTTTGTACCCTTTGACGCTTTCTTTGAACCATCTTCAGTACCTATCTTGATACCGGTGCAATTTTTAATATATGGATAACCATCATTGATAGAACTCGAAATACCCCAGACATTAGTAAAATTCCATCCTGCATCCGTAAATGTTGATTTTGTCTTCATCTCAGATGTCGTTTTACCTACCGCGTTACCTGCTGTTGAGGTCTGACTAGAAGAATCCATATCCCAAAAATCACCACTCATCACACAATCCTCACTCACCCAACCAGCAAAGCCTTTATCTACTGGATGCGGAGGAGAATGCCATCGCACACTCCCTGTAGAATAAGAATTAAATATCCTAGAACAGAAACAAAACCCGACAAAACCACCTAAAGATGTCTCATAACCAGAAATCCTAGTTATGTTACCCCTTGAGTAAGAGTTAGAAACAGTACTATTATACAACAAACCAACAAAACCACCCACCCGCTTATCTCCAGAAACACTACCAGTAGCATAACAACCAGAAACATTAACATTCCATATATAGCCAAAAAGACCACCAACAGCATCATCACCAGAAACACTACAACTAGCATAACAACCAGAAACAGAACCATA encodes:
- a CDS encoding transposase, coding for MAVNVNAELPIAITFTDANTHDSTQFKPVYTKVKSYKTEHPTQYFLGDKAFDSSSIRQILLKDKVTPIIKAARTKIKPQYPPEFKKTYKKGTAVERFFSRF
- a CDS encoding GLUG motif-containing protein; this encodes MFFGGGSGTEDDPYVISKIEHLDNIRYHLSGYFVLVSDLDFNDDSCYLDPSKKVFFTTGDGWRPIINDSYDNLFSGVFDGQGHVISNLFINRPSSNLVGLFGCLRARVVKDIGLVNVNVSGDWCVGGLVGEMYYGSVSGCYASCSVSGDDAVGGLFGYIWNVNVSGCYATGSVSGDKRVGGFVGLLYNSTVSNSYSRGNITRISGYETSLGGFVGFCFCSRIFNSYSTGSVRWHSPPHPVDKGFAGWVSEDCVMSGDFWDMDSSSQTSTAGNAVGKTTSEMKTKSTFTDAGWNFTNVWGISSSINDGYPYIKNCTGIKIGTEDGSKKASKGTKYMWL